The following are from one region of the Salinirussus salinus genome:
- a CDS encoding LSM domain-containing protein: protein MTENGSRPLDVLEASVGGAVTVHLKGGEVYEGVLSGYDQHMNLVVEDGDNTTIIRGDNVVSINP from the coding sequence ATGACCGAGAACGGGAGTCGGCCGCTGGACGTGCTGGAGGCGTCGGTCGGGGGGGCAGTGACCGTCCACCTGAAGGGCGGCGAGGTGTACGAGGGGGTCCTCTCGGGGTACGACCAGCACATGAACCTCGTCGTCGAGGACGGGGACAACACAACGATTATACGCGGCGACAACGTCGTTTCCATCAACCCATGA
- a CDS encoding zinc-dependent metalloprotease, which yields MSLYRSVQAVTGASGDGPIDWAAVADAAKAATDPGDVDLPAAEREAYATDVREARDRVREVTALDFDLPDRVEIQHRHHWVDANIATFERLMAPVETQAQYIPGVARVVNTGSMAFVLSFLSRNVLGQYDPLLLADGDDHALYFVRPNIQRVADDLPAPYDRFRRWIVFHEVAHAAEFGAAPWLPDHLESEMTEAVEKLAEGTLDRDSLGRLDTTMTAVEGYAELVMDRAFDEEYADLRDALDARRQGRGPLQRLVRRLLGLGMKRRQYERGKDFFEAVVEASDIETAGRVWESPETLPTDAELDHPGRWLARVA from the coding sequence ATGAGTCTCTACCGGAGCGTGCAGGCGGTCACCGGCGCCTCCGGCGACGGCCCCATCGACTGGGCGGCCGTCGCCGACGCCGCAAAGGCCGCCACGGACCCGGGCGACGTGGACCTCCCGGCGGCCGAGCGGGAGGCCTACGCAACCGACGTCCGGGAGGCCCGCGACCGCGTGCGCGAGGTCACCGCTCTCGATTTCGACCTCCCCGACCGGGTCGAGATCCAGCACCGCCACCACTGGGTCGACGCCAACATCGCCACCTTCGAGCGGCTGATGGCCCCCGTCGAGACCCAGGCACAGTACATCCCTGGGGTCGCCCGCGTGGTCAACACCGGCTCGATGGCGTTCGTGCTCTCCTTTCTCTCCCGGAACGTGCTCGGCCAGTACGACCCCCTCCTGCTCGCGGACGGGGACGACCACGCCCTGTACTTCGTCCGGCCGAACATCCAGCGGGTCGCGGACGACCTGCCCGCCCCCTACGACCGGTTCCGGCGGTGGATCGTCTTCCACGAGGTGGCCCACGCCGCCGAGTTCGGGGCCGCCCCCTGGCTGCCCGACCACCTCGAGAGCGAGATGACCGAGGCCGTCGAGAAACTCGCCGAGGGGACGCTCGACCGGGACTCGCTGGGCCGGCTCGACACGACGATGACCGCCGTCGAGGGCTACGCCGAACTCGTGATGGACCGCGCGTTCGACGAGGAGTACGCCGACCTGCGGGACGCGCTGGACGCCCGCCGGCAGGGGCGGGGCCCGCTCCAGCGGCTCGTCCGCCGGCTGCTCGGCCTGGGGATGAAACGCCGCCAGTACGAGCGGGGCAAGGACTTCTTCGAGGCGGTCGTCGAGGCCAGCGACATCGAGACCGCCGGCCGGGTGTGGGAGAGCCCGGAGACGCTGCCGACCGACGCGGAACTCGACCACCCCGGCCGGTGGCTCGCCCGCGTCGCCTGA
- a CDS encoding DUF420 domain-containing protein: MQLDARHRVRELTAALTVVSLALVFGAVRGVIPAGALPRVDAVVAAAPHVNVLVSLTALGTIAYGVRAIRRGRVAAHRRAMVATTVLFLAFLGLYLYRIVLAGTKPFPGPEAVYQFVYLPVLGVHMLLAVVSIPLVYYVLLVATTRPVAAIRESPHPRVGRVAASLWFVSFALGVVVYVLLYVVY, encoded by the coding sequence ATGCAACTGGACGCCCGCCACCGAGTCCGGGAGCTGACGGCGGCGCTCACCGTCGTCTCGCTCGCGCTGGTCTTCGGCGCGGTCCGCGGGGTCATCCCCGCCGGAGCGCTCCCGCGGGTCGACGCCGTCGTCGCCGCGGCGCCACACGTCAACGTCCTCGTCAGCCTCACCGCGCTGGGAACCATCGCCTACGGCGTCCGCGCCATCCGCCGAGGGCGGGTCGCGGCCCACCGCCGTGCGATGGTGGCCACGACGGTCCTCTTTCTGGCCTTTCTCGGGCTCTACCTCTACCGGATCGTCCTCGCCGGCACCAAACCCTTCCCCGGGCCGGAGGCCGTCTACCAGTTCGTCTACCTGCCGGTGCTCGGAGTCCACATGCTGCTCGCCGTCGTCTCGATCCCCCTGGTCTACTACGTACTCCTGGTCGCGACGACGCGCCCGGTCGCCGCCATCCGGGAGTCGCCCCACCCCCGGGTCGGTCGCGTGGCCGCGTCGCTGTGGTTCGTCTCCTTCGCGCTCGGAGTCGTCGTCTACGTGCTGCTGTACGTGGTCTACTGA
- a CDS encoding MBL fold metallo-hydrolase: MKRISLENDELEGANNVYLFDSGARTVLVDTGERGREGRLREALSAEGLTFAEVDDVLLTHWHPDHSGLAATVKRAGDATVRIHERDAPLATRDEDAWRDFLGNQHARLEEWGVPEAKREELFAEQKRDGGPDSTLSSVATFTGGETFTIGDRELEVLETPGHTAGSVCFAFEASSDGGREVVTGDTVLPNYTPNVGGTDTRMEHPLDSYLSSLHALAAAEYERGWPGHREPVGDPTGRAHEIVAHHEQRAGQILAILERTGPADVWEVCTELFGELERFHILVGAGEAFAHLAHLERQGDVERVDGAYRLVDEVQEEFGEEVDTWSLSVSDRAGAHTVR; this comes from the coding sequence ATGAAGCGGATCTCCCTGGAGAACGACGAGCTGGAGGGGGCAAACAACGTCTACCTGTTCGACAGCGGCGCGCGGACGGTGCTCGTTGACACCGGCGAGCGCGGCCGCGAGGGACGGCTCCGGGAGGCGCTGTCCGCCGAGGGGCTCACGTTCGCCGAGGTCGACGACGTCCTCCTCACGCACTGGCACCCGGACCACTCGGGGCTGGCCGCCACAGTCAAGCGAGCCGGCGACGCGACGGTCCGGATCCACGAACGGGACGCACCGCTCGCGACCCGCGACGAGGACGCCTGGCGCGACTTTCTCGGAAACCAGCACGCCCGCCTCGAGGAGTGGGGGGTCCCCGAGGCCAAACGCGAGGAGCTGTTCGCCGAACAGAAGCGCGACGGCGGTCCGGATTCGACTCTCTCCTCGGTGGCGACGTTCACCGGCGGGGAGACCTTCACAATCGGAGACCGGGAACTCGAGGTCCTCGAGACGCCCGGCCACACCGCGGGGTCGGTCTGTTTTGCCTTCGAAGCCAGCAGTGACGGCGGCCGGGAGGTCGTCACCGGCGACACCGTTCTGCCGAACTACACGCCGAACGTCGGCGGGACGGACACCCGGATGGAACACCCGCTGGACAGCTACCTCTCGTCGCTGCACGCCCTGGCCGCCGCCGAGTACGAGCGTGGCTGGCCGGGCCACCGCGAGCCGGTAGGGGACCCGACCGGGCGAGCCCACGAGATCGTCGCCCACCACGAGCAACGTGCCGGGCAGATCCTCGCGATCCTGGAGCGGACCGGTCCCGCGGACGTCTGGGAGGTCTGCACCGAACTGTTCGGCGAACTCGAGCGGTTCCACATCCTCGTCGGCGCGGGGGAGGCCTTCGCCCACCTCGCTCACCTCGAGCGCCAGGGTGACGTCGAGCGCGTCGACGGGGCCTACCGCCTCGTCGACGAAGTCCAGGAGGAGTTCGGCGAGGAAGTGGACACGTGGTCGCTGTCGGTGTCCGACCGGGCAGGGGCGCACACGGTCCGGTAG
- a CDS encoding prenyltransferase has protein sequence MSEPDLLDPRLEPSAAYIAETQREDGLIPWYPDGPADPWDHVESAMGLSVAGRTDAAERAYAWLADAQHDDGGWWAAYGGEESSPNGHEGEEPRKETHRAAYAAVGVWTHYRVTGDRSFLAEYWPTVRDALDFALAQQTPTGEVYWTVDAEGEPHRDALVSGCASVYKSLECGAAVAGALDREDARGRWLDARARLGEALREHPDRFDRTWESKSRYAMDWYYPVLCGVLDGDRARERLDSGWDRFVEPEQGCRCVADEPWVTVAESCELALSLAAVGRRERARELVEWLFEWTDEEGVFWTGYQLEDGEFWPGERPTWTGGAALLADDALADRTPASDVFTDHRPE, from the coding sequence ATGAGCGAGCCCGACCTGCTGGACCCGCGACTCGAACCCAGCGCGGCCTACATCGCCGAGACCCAGCGCGAGGACGGGCTGATCCCCTGGTATCCCGACGGCCCCGCGGACCCCTGGGACCACGTCGAGAGCGCGATGGGGCTGTCGGTCGCGGGCCGGACGGACGCCGCGGAGCGCGCCTACGCCTGGCTCGCCGACGCCCAGCACGACGACGGCGGCTGGTGGGCGGCCTACGGCGGCGAGGAGTCGAGTCCGAACGGGCACGAGGGCGAGGAGCCACGCAAGGAGACCCACCGGGCGGCCTACGCCGCGGTCGGAGTGTGGACCCACTACCGCGTGACCGGCGACCGCTCGTTCCTCGCGGAGTACTGGCCGACCGTCCGGGACGCGCTCGACTTCGCCCTCGCCCAGCAGACGCCCACGGGGGAGGTGTACTGGACCGTCGACGCCGAGGGCGAGCCCCACCGCGACGCGCTTGTCAGCGGCTGTGCCTCGGTCTACAAGAGCCTGGAGTGTGGGGCGGCCGTCGCGGGGGCGCTGGACCGCGAGGACGCCCGTGGGCGCTGGCTCGACGCGCGGGCTCGCCTGGGTGAGGCGCTGCGGGAGCACCCCGACCGCTTCGACCGCACCTGGGAGAGCAAGTCCCGCTACGCGATGGACTGGTACTATCCCGTACTCTGTGGCGTTCTCGACGGCGACCGGGCCCGCGAGCGCCTCGACTCGGGGTGGGACCGCTTCGTCGAACCGGAGCAGGGCTGTCGGTGCGTGGCCGACGAGCCCTGGGTGACCGTCGCCGAGTCCTGCGAACTCGCGCTCTCCCTCGCAGCGGTCGGCCGGCGCGAGCGCGCCCGCGAGCTCGTCGAGTGGCTGTTCGAGTGGACCGACGAGGAGGGTGTCTTCTGGACGGGCTACCAGCTCGAGGACGGGGAGTTCTGGCCGGGCGAGCGGCCCACCTGGACCGGCGGGGCCGCCCTGCTCGCCGACGACGCGCTCGCCGACCGGACACCGGCCAGCGACGTCTTTACCGACCACCGCCCGGAGTGA
- a CDS encoding M20/M25/M40 family metallo-hydrolase: MDQRRRAFLEDLLDTATPSGFETAGQRVWVDYVESFADEVRTDDYGNAVAVLEGGDTEVALAGHGDEIGFLVRDVTEDGMLKLTAVGGSDRTVTKGQHVQVHAEGGPVAGVVGQTAIHLRDPEDESVDDIGEQYVDVGATDAEEAEELVERGDPVTFRQTVADLENGRVAARGLDNRVGTWAAAEGLRRAARQDPDATVYAVSTVQEELGLQGAKMVGFDLAPDAVVATDVTHATDTPGAPADKGSGVELGEGPVVGRGAANHPAVVAAVREAAEAEEIDVQLSAAGSRTGTDADAFYTSRGGIPSLNLGVPNRYMHTPVEVLDLADLDRTADLLAAFAARAEGEFGVEL, translated from the coding sequence ATGGACCAGCGACGACGCGCGTTCCTGGAGGACCTGCTCGACACCGCTACCCCGTCCGGCTTCGAGACCGCCGGCCAGCGGGTCTGGGTCGACTACGTCGAGAGCTTCGCCGACGAGGTCCGGACCGACGACTACGGCAACGCCGTCGCGGTGCTGGAGGGCGGCGACACCGAGGTAGCGCTGGCGGGTCACGGCGACGAGATCGGCTTTCTCGTCCGCGACGTCACCGAGGACGGCATGCTCAAGCTGACCGCGGTCGGGGGCTCGGACCGCACCGTCACGAAGGGCCAGCACGTCCAGGTCCACGCCGAGGGCGGCCCCGTGGCCGGCGTCGTCGGCCAGACCGCGATCCACCTCCGGGACCCCGAGGACGAGTCCGTCGACGATATCGGCGAACAGTACGTCGACGTCGGCGCGACCGACGCCGAGGAGGCCGAGGAGCTGGTCGAGCGCGGGGACCCCGTCACTTTCCGCCAGACCGTCGCCGACCTGGAGAACGGCCGGGTCGCGGCCCGCGGGCTCGACAACCGGGTCGGGACGTGGGCGGCCGCCGAGGGGCTGCGCCGTGCCGCACGGCAGGACCCGGACGCGACGGTCTACGCAGTCTCGACGGTGCAGGAGGAACTCGGGCTGCAGGGCGCGAAGATGGTCGGGTTCGACCTCGCGCCCGACGCCGTCGTGGCGACCGACGTCACCCACGCCACCGACACCCCCGGCGCGCCCGCCGACAAGGGCAGCGGGGTCGAGCTCGGCGAGGGGCCGGTCGTCGGCCGCGGGGCCGCCAATCACCCCGCAGTCGTGGCGGCCGTCAGGGAGGCCGCCGAGGCCGAAGAGATCGACGTCCAGCTGTCGGCCGCGGGCTCGCGGACCGGCACCGACGCCGACGCCTTCTACACCTCGCGGGGCGGGATCCCGTCGCTGAATCTGGGGGTGCCCAACCGCTACATGCACACGCCGGTGGAGGTGCTCGACCTCGCGGACCTGGACCGGACCGCGGACCTGCTTGCGGCCTTCGCGGCCCGGGCGGAGGGGGAGTTCGGGGTCGAGCTCTGA
- a CDS encoding 50S ribosomal protein L37e encodes MTGAGTPSQGKKNVTTHVKCRRCGEKSYHSKKGVCSSCGFGKSAKRRGYAWQSKE; translated from the coding sequence ATGACTGGCGCAGGCACTCCGAGCCAGGGCAAGAAGAACGTCACCACACACGTCAAGTGTCGACGGTGTGGCGAGAAATCCTACCACAGCAAGAAGGGAGTCTGTTCGTCGTGTGGCTTCGGCAAGTCGGCGAAGCGGCGCGGCTACGCGTGGCAGAGCAAAGAGTAA
- a CDS encoding class I SAM-dependent methyltransferase, whose protein sequence is METVEFDRLPLGPGTRVLDVGCGEGRHAVAAARDAGEVVGVDLDPERLAAAWEDYDAYADGTPGTFLRGDALSLPFADDAFDVVVCSEVLEHIPDHEAAIAELRRVCRSGGALAVSVPREGPERVCWLLSEEYHQVEGGHVRVFDRDELREAVEAQGFRHLGSHFAHALHAPYWWLKCLWWGRHEDPDEQPLPLRAYERFLEWDVLNDPRPVRVLEGALDPLLGKSVVLYFEANG, encoded by the coding sequence ATGGAGACGGTTGAGTTCGACCGGCTCCCGCTGGGGCCGGGGACGCGCGTGCTCGACGTCGGCTGTGGCGAGGGCCGCCACGCCGTCGCCGCCGCCCGCGACGCCGGCGAGGTGGTCGGCGTCGACCTCGACCCCGAGCGGCTCGCGGCCGCCTGGGAGGACTACGACGCGTATGCGGACGGAACGCCCGGAACCTTCCTCCGGGGTGACGCGCTCTCCTTGCCCTTCGCTGACGACGCCTTCGACGTCGTGGTCTGCTCCGAAGTGCTGGAACACATCCCCGACCACGAGGCCGCCATCGCGGAACTCCGACGGGTCTGCCGGTCCGGCGGGGCGCTCGCGGTCAGCGTGCCCCGCGAGGGTCCCGAGCGGGTCTGCTGGCTGCTCTCCGAGGAGTACCACCAGGTCGAGGGCGGCCACGTTCGGGTCTTCGACCGCGACGAGCTGCGCGAGGCCGTCGAGGCGCAGGGCTTTCGGCACCTCGGGAGCCACTTCGCACACGCGCTGCACGCCCCCTACTGGTGGCTGAAGTGTCTCTGGTGGGGCCGTCACGAGGACCCCGACGAGCAGCCGCTCCCGCTGCGGGCCTACGAGCGCTTTCTGGAGTGGGACGTGCTGAACGACCCCCGCCCGGTCCGGGTGCTGGAGGGCGCCCTGGACCCGCTGCTGGGAAAGAGCGTCGTCCTCTACTTCGAGGCAAACGGATGA
- the purF gene encoding amidophosphoribosyltransferase, producing the protein MHEKCGVVGISLADRDAARPLYYSLYALQHRGQEAAGVVTHDGFQQHDHVETGLVGDVFDPEDIDALKGTNGIGHVRYPTEGGLGASCAQPFSVSFKSGSLGLAHNGNLVNTDSLREELATLGHAFTSDGDTEVIAHELARNLLEQDLVRAVKSTMGRLHGSYSLTIMHDETVLGVRDPQGNRPLCLGELEDGYVIASESAAIDTLDGDLVRDVEPGELVVLHPDGSGFDSYQLFDREHSAHCFFEHVYFARPDSQMDGDLVYEVRRELGRQLWAESGIETDVVMPVPDSGRSFASGYAEAAGEDGADTEFAEGLMKNRYVGRTFIMPTQDERERAVRLKLNPIRDTVEGRTVTLIDDSVVRGTTSTQLIELLREAGAEEVHLRIGSPPIVAPCYLGIDMASREELIAAGRSVEEIGERIGADSLSYLPVEAVTEALDSDREDLCLGCVTGAYPYDIEGEKRDREIERPGSEPASADD; encoded by the coding sequence ATGCACGAGAAGTGCGGCGTGGTCGGCATCTCCCTGGCCGACCGCGACGCCGCCCGCCCCCTCTATTACTCGCTGTACGCCCTCCAGCACCGCGGCCAGGAGGCCGCCGGGGTCGTCACCCACGACGGCTTCCAGCAACACGACCACGTCGAGACGGGCCTGGTGGGCGACGTCTTCGACCCCGAGGACATCGACGCGCTCAAGGGAACGAACGGGATCGGTCACGTCCGCTACCCGACGGAGGGCGGCCTGGGCGCCAGCTGTGCCCAGCCCTTCTCGGTCTCGTTCAAGAGCGGCTCGCTCGGGCTGGCGCACAACGGCAACCTCGTCAACACGGACTCGCTGCGCGAGGAGCTCGCCACGCTGGGCCACGCATTCACCTCCGACGGCGACACCGAAGTGATCGCCCACGAGCTCGCCCGCAACCTCCTGGAGCAGGACCTGGTGCGGGCGGTCAAGTCGACGATGGGGCGCCTGCACGGCTCCTACTCGCTGACGATCATGCACGATGAGACCGTCCTCGGCGTTCGGGACCCGCAGGGCAACCGCCCGCTCTGTCTGGGCGAACTCGAGGACGGCTACGTCATCGCCTCGGAGTCGGCGGCCATCGACACGCTCGACGGCGACCTCGTTCGGGACGTGGAACCCGGGGAGCTGGTCGTGCTTCACCCCGACGGCTCCGGGTTCGACAGCTACCAGCTGTTCGACCGCGAGCACTCCGCGCACTGCTTTTTCGAACACGTCTACTTCGCCCGGCCGGACTCGCAGATGGACGGCGACCTCGTCTACGAGGTGCGCCGCGAACTCGGCCGACAGCTCTGGGCGGAGTCCGGCATCGAGACCGACGTCGTGATGCCGGTGCCGGACTCCGGGCGCTCCTTCGCCTCGGGCTACGCCGAAGCTGCGGGCGAGGACGGCGCCGACACCGAGTTCGCCGAGGGGCTGATGAAAAACCGCTACGTCGGCCGGACGTTCATCATGCCCACCCAGGACGAGCGCGAGCGCGCGGTCAGGCTGAAGCTCAACCCCATCCGCGACACCGTCGAGGGCCGGACCGTCACGCTCATCGACGACTCGGTCGTCCGCGGGACCACCTCCACACAGCTCATCGAGCTTCTCCGGGAGGCCGGGGCCGAGGAGGTCCACCTCCGGATCGGCTCGCCGCCGATCGTCGCCCCCTGCTATCTGGGGATCGACATGGCCAGCCGTGAGGAACTCATCGCGGCCGGCAGGTCCGTCGAGGAGATCGGCGAGCGGATCGGCGCCGACTCGCTTTCCTACCTCCCCGTGGAGGCGGTCACGGAAGCGCTCGACTCCGACCGGGAGGACCTCTGCCTCGGCTGTGTCACCGGCGCGTATCCCTACGACATCGAGGGCGAGAAACGGGACCGCGAAATCGAGCGTCCGGGCAGCGAACCCGCGAGCGCGGACGACTGA